In Halanaeroarchaeum sp. HSR-CO, one DNA window encodes the following:
- a CDS encoding pre-rRNA-processing protein PNO1 — protein sequence MQHVKIPQERIGVLIGDGGETLRRIEHAAEVQLDVDSENGAVAVEQTGDPLLGMKATDIVEAIGRGFPPEDALTLLDDEMRMLDIIDVGRVARNDNDLRRKKGRLIGENGRTRELMEELTGAKVVIYGSTMGIIGSPKEVDVVRSAAEMILDGAPHGAVYSFLERKRVEELKHQGMEYHEYSG from the coding sequence ATGCAACACGTGAAGATTCCGCAGGAGCGCATCGGCGTGCTCATCGGTGACGGCGGGGAGACGCTTCGCCGCATCGAACACGCGGCCGAGGTGCAACTCGACGTCGACTCGGAGAACGGCGCGGTCGCCGTCGAACAGACCGGCGATCCACTGCTGGGGATGAAGGCCACGGATATCGTGGAGGCCATCGGTCGTGGCTTTCCCCCTGAGGACGCGCTGACGTTGCTCGACGACGAGATGCGGATGCTGGACATCATCGACGTGGGTCGGGTTGCTCGCAACGACAACGACCTCCGGCGGAAGAAGGGCCGTCTCATCGGCGAGAACGGGCGGACCCGAGAGCTCATGGAGGAACTCACCGGCGCGAAGGTCGTCATCTACGGGTCGACGATGGGGATCATCGGCTCCCCGAAGGAGGTCGACGTGGTCCGATCGGCGGCCGAGATGATCCTCGATGGCGCGCCCCACGGGGCCGTCTACTCGTTCCTCGAACGCAAGCGTGTCGAGGAACTCAAACACCAGGGGATGGAATACCACGAGTACAGCGGCTGA
- a CDS encoding Hsp20/alpha crystallin family protein produces MRRGNPFEDIERMLERMSEQFEDVSRGDLGFQSRLTVDVEDRPEEYVVTADLPGFGKDDIEVELAEQTLRIAAEQESEAESEEPGRYVRRERSRESMSRAVSLPEAVEEEGVEARFKNGVLTVTLPKAYGSEDTHQIDIE; encoded by the coding sequence ATGCGACGAGGAAACCCCTTCGAAGATATCGAGCGAATGCTGGAGCGAATGAGCGAACAGTTCGAGGACGTCTCTCGCGGCGACCTCGGCTTCCAGAGTCGGCTCACCGTCGACGTCGAGGACCGACCGGAGGAGTACGTGGTGACCGCAGACCTGCCAGGGTTCGGCAAAGACGACATCGAAGTCGAACTCGCCGAGCAGACCCTCCGCATCGCCGCCGAACAGGAATCCGAAGCGGAATCGGAGGAGCCGGGTCGGTACGTCCGACGCGAACGGAGCCGTGAATCGATGAGTCGAGCGGTCTCCCTGCCCGAGGCAGTCGAGGAGGAGGGCGTCGAAGCGCGGTTCAAAAACGGTGTACTGACGGTAACCCTGCCGAAGGCATACGGCAGCGAGGACACCCACCAGATCGACATCGAGTAA
- a CDS encoding thiolase family protein, with product MREAVIVDAVRTPFADRNGRFRDTHPQDLAAEPLRALEERVGFDPELIEDVVLGCVTPVGEQGLNIGRIAPMVAGWGEGVSGVQLNRMCGSGQQAVNWAASSIRAGFHEVVVAGGVEHMTRVPMGSDGNAEQGVIDEHALTDTYFEHFDEATSQGEGAERIAEDYGFTRADVDGLAVDSQQRWADAWEAGYYDDQIVPVETTLDGDPITVERDGHPRPGTTEDDLQKLPLAFREEGEGVHHAGNSSGIVDGASALLVTSLETAEAMGWDPLSRIVQSEVVGVDPVTMLTGPIPATAGVLEKTNLTIDDVDLFEVNEAFASVVLAWLEETGADWADTNVNGGAIAHGHPLGATGAGLLTKLVHELDRTGQDVGLSTMCIGFGQGIATIVERV from the coding sequence ATGCGAGAAGCCGTCATCGTCGACGCCGTCCGGACGCCCTTCGCCGACCGGAACGGCCGATTCAGGGACACCCATCCCCAGGACCTCGCCGCCGAGCCGCTGCGGGCGCTCGAGGAACGGGTCGGATTCGATCCGGAACTGATCGAGGACGTCGTCCTTGGCTGTGTCACGCCGGTCGGCGAGCAGGGGTTGAACATCGGCCGAATCGCCCCCATGGTCGCTGGCTGGGGGGAGGGCGTCTCAGGTGTCCAGTTGAATCGGATGTGTGGATCAGGCCAGCAGGCTGTTAACTGGGCCGCGTCGTCCATCCGTGCTGGGTTCCACGAGGTCGTTGTGGCCGGTGGCGTCGAGCACATGACGCGAGTGCCGATGGGCAGCGACGGGAACGCAGAACAGGGCGTCATCGACGAACACGCACTGACGGACACCTACTTCGAGCACTTCGACGAAGCGACGTCCCAGGGCGAGGGGGCTGAACGAATCGCGGAGGACTACGGGTTCACCCGGGCCGACGTCGACGGACTGGCGGTCGATTCCCAGCAGCGGTGGGCCGACGCCTGGGAGGCCGGTTACTACGACGATCAGATCGTTCCCGTGGAGACGACTCTCGATGGCGACCCCATCACCGTCGAGCGGGACGGTCATCCTCGACCCGGGACCACTGAGGACGACCTGCAGAAACTCCCGTTGGCGTTCCGCGAGGAAGGCGAGGGAGTCCACCACGCTGGCAACTCCTCGGGCATCGTCGACGGCGCGAGCGCGCTCCTCGTGACGAGTCTCGAGACGGCCGAGGCGATGGGATGGGACCCACTGTCCCGCATCGTCCAGTCCGAGGTCGTCGGGGTCGATCCGGTCACGATGCTGACCGGCCCCATTCCGGCCACGGCGGGCGTCCTCGAGAAGACGAACCTGACCATCGACGACGTCGATCTCTTCGAGGTCAACGAGGCCTTCGCCTCGGTCGTCCTCGCCTGGCTGGAGGAGACCGGTGCGGACTGGGCCGATACGAACGTCAACGGCGGGGCGATCGCACACGGGCATCCCCTCGGCGCGACGGGGGCTGGCCTCCTCACGAAACTCGTTCACGAACTCGACAGAACGGGTCAGGATGTCGGCCTCTCGACGATGTGCATCGGGTTCGGACAGGGCATCGCTACGATCGTCGAGCGGGTCTGA
- a CDS encoding PPC domain-containing DNA-binding protein: MEYVEEPDRIVVRMDPGDHVMEELDTVREECDLTGGFFFGIGAIDEVTLGHYDVEAQDYKEETFEEDFEVTSFLGNVGPDKIHAHVQLGKRDFTTIGGHFAGGRVSGTFEVVVVPVESELTHQLDERTGLDVFDLE; the protein is encoded by the coding sequence ATGGAGTACGTCGAAGAACCAGATCGAATCGTCGTCCGCATGGACCCAGGCGACCACGTGATGGAAGAACTCGACACCGTCCGCGAGGAGTGTGACCTCACCGGTGGATTCTTTTTCGGAATCGGCGCCATCGACGAGGTAACCCTCGGGCACTACGACGTGGAAGCCCAGGACTACAAGGAAGAGACCTTCGAGGAGGATTTCGAGGTCACGAGTTTCCTCGGAAACGTCGGCCCCGATAAGATCCACGCACATGTCCAGCTTGGAAAGCGTGATTTCACCACCATCGGAGGTCACTTCGCCGGCGGGCGGGTTTCTGGCACCTTCGAGGTCGTCGTGGTTCCGGTCGAGTCCGAGTTGACCCACCAGCTAGACGAACGGACCGGCCTGGACGTCTTCGACCTGGAGTGA
- the leuS gene encoding leucine--tRNA ligase, translated as MDYEPRAIERTWQSRWADEGRYEADPDDGDATFVTVPYPYPSGGMHIGHARTYTVPDVYARYRRLQGDTVLFPIAWHVTGTPIIGAVNRLQEREAEQLSVLRDTYGVPEDELVDLETPMGFARYFIENHYKKNMKALGLSIDWRREFTTNDERYSKFITWQYETLRERGRLEKGLHPVKYCTNEENPVTTHDLLEGEEAEFQEYTLVKFQSEEAVMPMATLRPETVHGVTNAFVKPDSAYVRATVDDESWIVSEEAVEKLRLQERAVTVEETFDGAQLVGTTVTNPVTDDEVLILPADFVDPDNATGVVMSVPAHSPDDWVALEAAKVDTDRLREYDIDPEVVAAIEPRSIIDVDGYGEYPARDAVEEFGIDGQDDPALEDATQQVYNREFHAGQLKDMYGEYAGSIVEDVRDELKADFESQGDFDAMYEFSEQVVCRCGGDVEVAKQETWFLRYNDEDWKAKTRRIVDEMDAIPENTRDQFYHTIDWLNEWPCIRNYGLGTRLPWDDDFVIEPLSDSTIYMSYYTIAHRIQDVPPEELTREFFDALFYGEDAVEDPPARALDLREEWDFWYPVDYRCSANDLISNHLTFYLFHHAELFDEPSWPQGVTIMGMGLLEGEKMSSSKGHVVLPSNAIEEYGADTVRFFLLNSAEPWQDYDWRDEEVQGTQDQLASFWRRAQTVIDLDAPGERPDLRRIDRWLLSRLQRTIRDVTEAMDGFSTRHASQDAFYQLEEDLRWYRKRADLDRPGAKWTRTEVLRTRLRLLAPIVPFLTNELHEQLDGVPVEDAGWPTPAAEFESERVELEEELVEALADDVRDIVDVTETDPDHIQVFTAADWKHTVFEEVVETGTDVGAVMGSVMQYDGLRERGNAVNDLVQSLVQDVRERSDEELAALLDIDEADVYESAAGFLGREFDATVEVVAEGESDEEKAESAEPFRPAILLS; from the coding sequence ATGGACTACGAGCCACGGGCAATAGAGCGAACGTGGCAGTCCCGCTGGGCGGACGAGGGGCGCTACGAGGCGGACCCCGACGACGGGGACGCCACCTTCGTAACGGTGCCCTATCCGTACCCGAGCGGCGGCATGCACATCGGTCACGCTCGAACCTACACCGTCCCGGACGTGTACGCGCGATACCGGCGTCTCCAGGGCGATACCGTGCTGTTCCCCATCGCGTGGCACGTGACCGGGACGCCGATCATCGGCGCAGTCAACCGGCTCCAGGAACGCGAAGCCGAACAGCTCTCGGTACTCCGGGACACCTACGGCGTCCCCGAGGACGAACTCGTCGACCTCGAGACGCCGATGGGGTTCGCCCGCTACTTCATCGAGAATCACTACAAGAAGAACATGAAGGCGCTCGGTCTGAGCATCGACTGGCGCCGCGAGTTCACCACCAACGACGAGCGGTACTCGAAGTTCATCACCTGGCAGTACGAGACGCTCAGGGAGCGTGGCCGCCTCGAGAAGGGACTCCACCCCGTCAAATACTGCACCAACGAGGAGAACCCGGTCACCACTCACGACCTGCTCGAGGGCGAGGAGGCCGAGTTCCAGGAGTACACCCTCGTCAAGTTCCAGTCCGAGGAGGCCGTGATGCCGATGGCGACCCTCCGCCCGGAGACGGTCCACGGCGTGACCAACGCGTTCGTCAAACCCGACAGCGCCTACGTCAGAGCGACCGTCGACGACGAATCCTGGATCGTTTCCGAGGAAGCCGTCGAGAAGCTTCGCCTCCAGGAGCGTGCCGTGACCGTCGAGGAGACGTTCGACGGTGCCCAGCTCGTCGGGACGACCGTCACCAACCCCGTCACCGACGACGAGGTACTGATCCTCCCCGCCGACTTCGTGGACCCGGACAACGCGACCGGCGTCGTGATGTCAGTTCCCGCCCACAGCCCCGACGACTGGGTCGCCCTGGAGGCGGCGAAAGTTGACACGGACCGCCTTCGCGAGTACGACATCGACCCCGAAGTCGTCGCGGCCATCGAGCCACGGTCCATCATCGACGTGGATGGCTACGGCGAATACCCGGCCCGGGACGCCGTCGAGGAGTTCGGCATCGACGGGCAAGACGACCCCGCGCTCGAGGACGCCACACAGCAGGTCTACAATCGCGAGTTCCACGCCGGCCAGCTCAAGGACATGTACGGCGAGTACGCCGGGTCCATCGTCGAAGACGTCCGCGACGAACTCAAGGCGGACTTCGAATCGCAGGGCGACTTCGACGCGATGTACGAGTTTTCAGAGCAGGTCGTCTGTCGGTGTGGCGGCGACGTCGAGGTCGCCAAACAGGAGACCTGGTTCCTGCGCTACAACGACGAGGACTGGAAGGCGAAGACCCGCCGGATCGTCGACGAGATGGACGCCATCCCGGAGAACACTCGCGACCAGTTCTATCACACCATCGACTGGCTCAACGAGTGGCCCTGTATCCGGAACTACGGCCTGGGCACGCGATTGCCCTGGGACGACGACTTCGTCATCGAGCCCCTCTCGGACTCGACCATCTACATGTCCTACTACACCATCGCCCACCGGATCCAGGACGTGCCTCCCGAGGAGCTCACCCGCGAGTTCTTCGACGCCCTGTTCTACGGCGAGGACGCCGTCGAGGATCCACCAGCGCGCGCACTCGACCTTCGCGAGGAGTGGGACTTCTGGTACCCAGTGGACTACCGCTGCTCCGCGAACGACCTCATCTCGAACCATCTGACCTTCTATCTCTTCCACCATGCGGAGCTCTTCGACGAGCCAAGCTGGCCCCAGGGCGTCACCATCATGGGAATGGGACTGCTCGAAGGCGAGAAGATGTCCTCCTCGAAAGGACACGTCGTGTTGCCCTCGAACGCCATCGAGGAGTACGGCGCGGACACGGTGCGCTTTTTCCTCCTCAACTCGGCGGAGCCCTGGCAGGACTACGACTGGCGCGACGAGGAGGTCCAGGGTACCCAGGATCAACTCGCCAGTTTCTGGCGGCGAGCCCAGACGGTCATCGATCTGGACGCTCCCGGCGAACGTCCAGACCTGCGACGGATCGACCGGTGGCTCCTCTCGCGGCTCCAGCGAACGATCCGCGACGTCACCGAGGCGATGGACGGGTTCAGCACCCGTCACGCCAGCCAGGACGCCTTCTACCAGCTGGAAGAGGACCTGCGATGGTACCGCAAGCGTGCCGACCTCGACCGTCCGGGTGCGAAGTGGACCCGAACCGAGGTCCTCCGCACGCGCCTGCGGCTGCTCGCGCCCATCGTCCCCTTCCTGACTAACGAACTCCACGAACAGCTGGACGGCGTGCCCGTCGAGGACGCCGGCTGGCCGACGCCCGCGGCGGAGTTCGAATCCGAGCGGGTCGAACTGGAGGAGGAACTCGTCGAAGCCCTCGCGGACGATGTCCGGGACATCGTCGACGTCACCGAGACGGACCCCGACCACATCCAGGTGTTCACCGCTGCCGACTGGAAGCACACGGTCTTCGAGGAGGTCGTGGAGACCGGGACCGACGTCGGAGCGGTGATGGGGTCGGTGATGCAGTACGACGGGCTCCGCGAGCGTGGGAACGCCGTCAACGACCTGGTGCAGTCGCTGGTACAGGACGTGCGCGAGCGCTCGGACGAGGAACTGGCCGCACTGCTCGACATCGACGAGGCCGACGTCTACGAGTCAGCCGCCGGGTTCCTCGGCCGGGAGTTCGACGCGACGGTCGAGGTCGTCGCAGAGGGCGAGAGCGACGAGGAGAAGGCCGAGAGCGCCGAACCCTTCCGACCGGCGATCCTGCTGAGCTAA
- the thsA gene encoding thermosome subunit alpha, which produces MGNQPLIVLSDDSQRTSGKDAQSMNITAGKAVAEAVRTTLGPKGMDKMLVDSTGNVVVTNDGVTILKEMDIEHPAANMIVEVAETQENEVGDGTTTAVILSGELLSEAEDLLEQDIHATTLAQGYRQAAEEAKDFLEEIAIDISADDAEYLEQIAATAMTGKGAESAKNTLSDLVVKAVQSVADEDGIDTDNVSVEKVVGGSIDESELVEGVIVDKTRVDENMPYAAEDANVALIDDGLEVAETEIDTEVNVTDPDQLEEFLEREEQQLRELVDALVAVDTDVVFVDGGIDDMAQHFLAQEGILAARRVKSDDMKALARATGATAVSNARDITEDDIGTAGSVAQKDIGGDERIFIEDVEEARSVTLILRGGTEHVVDEVERAIEDSLGVVRVTLEDGKVVPGGGAPETELARNLRDFADSVGGREQLAVESFADALEVVPRTLAENAGHDPIDSLVDLRSTHDGGDTANGLDAYTGEIIDMKEEGVVEPLRVKTQAIESATEAAVMILRIDDVIAAGDLKGGQVDGDDDDDAGGPPGAGGMGGGMGGMGGMGGMGGMGGAM; this is translated from the coding sequence ATGGGTAATCAGCCCCTTATCGTACTCTCCGACGACTCCCAGCGAACCTCAGGAAAGGACGCGCAGTCGATGAACATCACGGCCGGAAAGGCCGTCGCCGAAGCGGTCCGGACCACACTCGGACCCAAAGGAATGGACAAGATGCTCGTCGACTCGACGGGCAACGTCGTTGTCACGAACGACGGCGTCACCATCCTCAAGGAGATGGACATCGAGCACCCGGCGGCCAACATGATCGTCGAGGTCGCCGAGACCCAGGAGAACGAAGTCGGCGACGGCACCACCACGGCCGTCATCCTCTCCGGTGAACTCCTCTCGGAGGCCGAGGACCTGCTCGAACAGGACATCCACGCGACCACGCTCGCCCAGGGGTACCGCCAGGCCGCCGAGGAGGCCAAAGACTTCCTCGAGGAGATCGCCATCGACATCTCGGCCGACGACGCCGAGTACCTCGAACAGATCGCCGCGACGGCGATGACCGGCAAGGGCGCAGAGAGCGCGAAGAACACCCTCTCGGACCTCGTCGTGAAGGCCGTCCAGTCGGTCGCCGACGAGGACGGCATCGACACCGACAACGTGAGCGTCGAGAAGGTCGTCGGCGGCTCCATCGACGAATCCGAACTCGTCGAAGGCGTCATCGTCGACAAGACGCGCGTCGACGAGAACATGCCCTACGCTGCCGAGGACGCCAACGTCGCGCTGATCGACGACGGACTCGAGGTCGCCGAGACCGAGATCGACACGGAGGTCAACGTCACCGACCCCGACCAGCTCGAGGAGTTCCTCGAGCGCGAAGAACAGCAGCTCCGCGAACTGGTCGACGCACTGGTCGCAGTTGACACGGACGTCGTCTTCGTCGACGGCGGCATCGACGACATGGCCCAGCACTTCCTCGCGCAGGAAGGCATTTTGGCCGCCCGCCGCGTCAAAAGCGACGACATGAAGGCCCTCGCCCGGGCGACCGGCGCGACGGCGGTCTCCAACGCTCGTGACATCACCGAAGACGACATCGGCACCGCGGGCTCGGTCGCCCAGAAGGACATCGGTGGCGACGAGCGCATCTTCATCGAGGACGTCGAGGAGGCCCGCTCGGTCACCCTCATCCTCCGCGGCGGCACCGAACACGTGGTCGACGAGGTCGAGCGAGCCATCGAGGACTCCCTTGGCGTGGTTCGTGTCACCCTGGAGGACGGCAAGGTCGTCCCCGGTGGCGGCGCCCCCGAGACCGAGCTCGCCCGTAACCTCCGCGACTTCGCCGACTCGGTCGGCGGGCGCGAGCAGCTGGCCGTCGAGTCCTTCGCGGACGCCCTCGAGGTCGTCCCACGCACCCTCGCCGAGAACGCGGGTCACGACCCGATCGACTCACTGGTCGACCTGCGCAGCACCCACGACGGTGGCGACACCGCCAACGGTCTGGACGCCTACACCGGCGAGATCATCGATATGAAGGAGGAGGGCGTCGTCGAGCCCCTCCGCGTGAAAACCCAGGCCATCGAATCCGCCACCGAGGCGGCCGTCATGATTCTCCGCATCGACGACGTCATCGCGGCCGGCGACCTCAAGGGCGGTCAGGTCGACGGCGACGATGACGACGACGCAGGCGGCCCGCCCGGCGCCGGCGGCATGGGCGGCGGCATGGGCGGTATGGGCGGCATGGGCGGTATGGGCGGCATGGGCGGCGCAATGTAA
- a CDS encoding ornithine cyclodeaminase family protein, with product MDDRSTLLLASQEVDAEMPMAELIAALEDAFVAYAREDAQMPPKSYIDLPQYNGDFRSMPAYLDATDWDAAGIKWVNVHPDNPDDHDLPTVMGTVIYSDPETAYPLAIMDGTVLTKKRTGAAAGVATDHLAVEDARSLGIIGAGEQAHTQLEAISQVRDIEEVVVSDVDPEAVQAFIDEYDEEFTVREGTVSEAGHCDVLSTVTPVESPIVSLEDVGERTHINAMGADAEGKHELADELLLDAKLVIDNYEQCTHSGEINVPWSEGVLDDADLYGEIGAVAAGETAGRTDEDGITVFDSTGLAIQDVAAAHVVYEHAQEHDIGTEFDLLGV from the coding sequence ATGGACGACCGCTCCACGCTACTACTCGCGAGTCAGGAAGTCGATGCAGAGATGCCGATGGCCGAACTCATCGCCGCCCTCGAGGACGCCTTCGTCGCCTATGCTCGCGAGGACGCGCAGATGCCGCCGAAATCGTACATCGACCTGCCGCAGTACAACGGTGATTTCCGGTCGATGCCCGCGTACCTCGACGCGACGGACTGGGACGCCGCCGGCATCAAGTGGGTCAACGTCCACCCGGACAATCCCGACGATCACGACCTGCCGACGGTCATGGGAACGGTCATCTACAGCGATCCGGAGACTGCCTATCCACTCGCCATCATGGACGGGACCGTCCTCACCAAGAAACGTACAGGCGCCGCGGCGGGCGTGGCGACGGACCACCTCGCGGTCGAAGACGCGCGGTCGCTCGGAATCATCGGGGCCGGGGAGCAGGCTCACACACAGCTCGAGGCCATCTCACAGGTCCGGGACATCGAAGAGGTCGTCGTTTCGGACGTCGACCCCGAGGCCGTCCAGGCGTTCATCGACGAGTACGACGAGGAGTTCACGGTTCGGGAGGGCACCGTCAGCGAGGCCGGCCACTGCGACGTCCTCTCGACGGTCACGCCGGTCGAATCGCCAATCGTCTCGCTGGAGGACGTCGGCGAGCGTACCCATATCAACGCCATGGGTGCCGACGCGGAGGGCAAGCACGAACTGGCCGACGAGCTCCTCCTCGATGCCAAACTCGTCATCGACAACTACGAGCAGTGTACCCACTCCGGTGAGATCAACGTTCCCTGGAGCGAGGGCGTCCTCGACGACGCCGACCTGTACGGCGAGATCGGTGCCGTCGCCGCTGGTGAGACGGCTGGCCGGACGGACGAGGACGGTATCACCGTCTTCGACAGCACGGGCCTCGCCATCCAGGACGTCGCCGCGGCCCACGTCGTCTACGAACACGCACAGGAACACGACATCGGGACCGAGTTCGACTTGCTGGGCGTCTAA
- a CDS encoding thiamine pyrophosphate-dependent dehydrogenase E1 component subunit alpha, with translation MGSIPIDTTDGRTEILRRMLTIREFEETASDMFADGEIPGFVHLYIGEEAVGVGACSALEESDYITSTHRGHGHSIAKGLDPKLMMAELLGSVEGYNNGKGGSMHIADVDANMLGANGIVGAGPPMATGAALSASYRDADEVALGFLGDGAVAQGQVHEAINLAATWDLPAIYVVENNHFGEGTPVEDQHNVENLSETAEAYDIPGFTVDGMDVTAVYEAVAEARERALAGDGPTFIEAETYRYRGHFEGDPQAYRTDEDVSEWREERDPIDSFEERLLDRGDIDEDELQTMREEVVAEIEAAVDFARDAERPAPEDAYTDMFADPAPEIERFVGDLRADGRGGDSQ, from the coding sequence ATGGGTTCGATACCGATAGATACCACCGATGGTCGAACGGAGATTCTCCGTCGAATGCTCACGATTCGGGAGTTCGAGGAGACGGCGAGTGACATGTTCGCTGACGGGGAAATCCCCGGCTTCGTTCACCTGTACATCGGCGAAGAGGCCGTGGGTGTCGGCGCATGCAGTGCGCTAGAGGAAAGCGATTACATTACGAGCACACATCGAGGGCACGGCCACTCCATCGCGAAGGGGCTCGACCCGAAGCTGATGATGGCCGAGCTACTCGGGAGCGTAGAGGGGTACAACAACGGCAAGGGCGGATCGATGCACATCGCAGACGTCGACGCGAACATGCTCGGCGCAAACGGCATCGTCGGTGCCGGCCCGCCGATGGCGACGGGCGCCGCACTGTCGGCGTCCTATCGGGACGCGGACGAAGTCGCACTGGGATTCCTCGGTGACGGCGCCGTCGCCCAGGGCCAGGTACACGAGGCGATCAATCTCGCCGCCACCTGGGACCTGCCGGCAATCTACGTCGTCGAGAACAACCACTTCGGAGAGGGGACGCCGGTCGAAGACCAGCACAACGTCGAGAACCTGAGTGAGACGGCGGAAGCCTACGACATCCCCGGGTTCACCGTCGACGGCATGGACGTGACGGCGGTATACGAGGCCGTCGCGGAGGCCAGAGAACGCGCGTTGGCCGGAGACGGCCCGACGTTCATCGAGGCCGAGACGTATCGCTACCGCGGGCACTTCGAGGGCGACCCGCAGGCGTACCGCACCGACGAGGACGTCAGTGAATGGCGCGAGGAGCGAGATCCCATCGATTCCTTCGAGGAACGACTTCTCGACCGCGGGGACATCGACGAGGACGAACTGCAGACGATGCGCGAGGAGGTAGTGGCGGAGATCGAGGCTGCCGTGGACTTCGCTCGCGACGCCGAACGCCCCGCGCCAGAGGACGCGTACACGGACATGTTCGCGGACCCGGCACCGGAAATCGAACGGTTCGTCGGCGATCTCCGTGCCGACGGACGTGGAGGTGACAGCCAATGA
- a CDS encoding alpha-ketoacid dehydrogenase subunit beta gives MTETETMTVREAIRAGLREEMERDEDVFIMGEDVAEYGGVLNVTEGLLEEFDERRVRDTPISEAGFTGAGVGAAATGTRPVVELMFSDFMGVAMEQISNQMAKMRYMFGGKTDMPITIRTTEGGGQGAASQHSGTPHTWIAHFPGLKAVAPGTPRAAKGLTKSAIRSDDPVFVFENKMIYEQDGPVPTDSEFTIPIGEANVEREGADVTVAATQRLVGESLEAAEELAGDVDLEVIDLRSLYPLDTDTITESVRKTGRLVVADESPLSYGTHAEVMARVVEDEFYSLDAPLQRVGVADTHIPFATELEDEVVPHTEDVVEAVRRVV, from the coding sequence ATGACAGAAACTGAAACGATGACGGTTCGCGAGGCCATCCGTGCCGGACTTCGCGAGGAGATGGAACGAGACGAGGACGTCTTCATCATGGGCGAAGACGTCGCCGAGTACGGCGGTGTGCTCAACGTCACCGAGGGCCTTCTCGAGGAGTTCGACGAACGACGCGTTCGTGACACGCCAATCAGCGAAGCGGGATTCACCGGCGCCGGGGTCGGCGCGGCCGCGACCGGCACCCGACCGGTCGTCGAGCTCATGTTCTCCGACTTCATGGGCGTCGCGATGGAACAGATCTCGAACCAGATGGCGAAGATGCGGTACATGTTCGGCGGGAAGACGGACATGCCGATCACGATTCGTACCACCGAGGGTGGCGGCCAGGGTGCGGCGAGCCAGCACTCGGGCACGCCGCACACCTGGATCGCGCACTTCCCCGGACTCAAAGCCGTCGCTCCCGGGACCCCCCGGGCCGCGAAGGGCCTGACGAAATCCGCTATCCGATCCGATGACCCGGTGTTCGTCTTCGAGAACAAGATGATCTACGAGCAGGACGGGCCGGTCCCGACCGACTCCGAGTTCACGATCCCGATCGGCGAGGCAAACGTCGAGCGCGAGGGCGCCGACGTGACCGTGGCCGCGACCCAGCGGCTGGTCGGCGAGTCGCTCGAAGCTGCCGAGGAACTGGCCGGCGACGTCGACCTGGAGGTCATCGACCTGCGGTCCCTGTACCCACTCGACACCGACACCATCACCGAGAGCGTCCGCAAGACGGGTCGGCTCGTCGTCGCGGACGAGAGCCCCCTCTCCTACGGCACCCACGCCGAGGTCATGGCTCGCGTCGTCGAGGACGAGTTCTACAGTCTCGACGCGCCCCTCCAGCGTGTGGGCGTCGCGGACACCCACATCCCGTTCGCGACCGAGCTCGAAGACGAGGTCGTCCCGCACACCGAGGACGTGGTCGAGGCGGTCAGACGGGTGGTCTAG